Below is a genomic region from Henckelia pumila isolate YLH828 chromosome 3, ASM3356847v2, whole genome shotgun sequence.
CAGGACGATTGCGATTTCGCACATAGTCTTTCAAGGTCTTCATGAATCTTTCAAATGGGTACATCTGCCTATACCAAACCGGTCCACACAATTTGACCTCCCGAACAAGATGAACAGTTAAATGAATCATTATATCAAAAAAGGATGggggaaaatatttttcaagcaaACACAATACTGTCACAATCTCTCTTTGCAGAGCATCCAACTCTGAGACATTTATCACTTTATTACATAACACATTGAAGAAGCCACAAAACCGAGTGATAGCATCTCTAACATGTTTAGGCAAGACACCACGGATGGCGACTGGAAGCAATTGTTGCATCAAAGTGTGATAGTCGTGTGATTTAAGGCCAACAAGTTTCATGTCTTTCATCGACACAAGATTTTTAACATTGGATGAATAACCTGTAGGGACCTTTGTTTCAGACAAAGAATTGCAAAGTTTTCTTTTCTCAGCCTTACTTAGAGTATAACATGCTGCTGGTAAAAAAGTTCTCTTCTCCCCCATCTTTGGTGCCAAATCAGCCCTCAAATTCATCTCCACAAGATCTAGTCTTGCTGCTACCCCGTCCTTTGATTTTCCAGGAATGTCAAGTAACGTACCGACCAAACTTTCACAAACATTTTTTTCAATTTGCATCACATCAAGAACATGCCGAACATGTAGATGTTTCCAatactcaagctcaaagaaTATAGATTTCTTTTTCCAGCAAGATTTTTTATCACCATGCTGCATCTGACACTTCCCACTCACTTTTCCCGGGCGATAattaattctttcaactctatCTAAAATTTCATGCCCAGTTAATGGTTTCGGTGCGGGGTTTAACTCTTGGTTCCCATTAAATGCTTTTTTCTGCCTTCGATAAGGATGACTTGGAGGAAGAAATCTTCTGTGGCCTGTGTATGACATTTTTCTACTATGCTTCAACCTTGTAGAACATGTTTCTTCCCCACAAACAGGACATGCATGATATCCTTTCACAACACAACCTGACAAGTTCCCATATGCAGGAAAATCATTGATTGTCCATAGTAAGACAGCTCTAAGTGAGAAACTTTCTTCTCGACATGCATCATATGCCTCAACACCTATAtcccataatttttttaagtcaTCAATCAAAGGTGCTAGGTAAACGTCAATATCATTTCCCGGCTGTTTAGGACCAGAAATCAACACAGTGAGCATCATAAACTTTCTCTTCATACACAACCATGGAGGAAGATTGTAAGTTATCATCACAACTGGCCAACAACTATATGCAGAACTCATTAAACGATGAGGATTGATCCCATCTGCTGATAAGGCCAATCTAAGATTTCTAGGTTCAGCAGCAAAATCTGGCCACTTGTGATCAACTACTTTCCAAGCGGGCGCATCGGCCGGATGACGCAAGTGTCCATCACGaattcttttatcagcatgcCAAGTTAACTCCTTGCATATCTCCTTGttccgaaacaatctttgaaaTCTTGGAATAGGTGGGAAGTACCAAAGGACCTTTGCAGGAACTCCTTCATTTATCGTAGAATTTTTACCCAACTTCCACCTTGACATCCTACAAATAGGGCAATTGGAAAAACCCTCGTACTCCTTCCGATATAAGATACAATCATTCGGACAAGCATGaattttcacataattcatcccTAATGCACACAAGCTTTTCTTTGCATCATACAAAGATGAAGGCAATTCATTGTAATCTGGAAGCATTTCTCCGAACAAACTAAGTAAGTCCGTGAAACTTTTATCACTCCAACTATATTTTGCCTTCAAGTTATACAATTTCACAAGTGCTGATAACTTTGTAAATTTAGTACATCCAGGAAACAAAGGTTTCTCGGCATCTTCAAGTAGCTTATGGAATTGGTTTGGATTTTCAGCATAACTGTCGTATGCTGCATGTACCATATCAAAAGGGTCCTCAGCAAAAGTTGTTTGTTCATCTCGTCCTACTTGATCACTGTAATTCATTGAGTTGTCGATCGTAGATCTTTCCCCATGCCAAATCCATTTATGATATGTTAAATCTATACCATTACAACACAAATGTGCTCTTATAGTGTCAACATCTTTCAGCTTCAGATTACCACATCTTGAACATGGGCAAGCTATTTCATTCGGATCGGTAGCGTTCCGCATTGCAAACTGCAAGAAAGACTCAACCCCAACCTCATATTCATGTGATAACCTATTTTTTGACATCCACTCTTTGTCCATCATTTTAATAACTAATCTGTCAAAATCTACCTTCAAAAAATTGTACATTATACAACAAGATCAAAACACAAGCCTCaagttaaaaaataattgaaaaataaccataaataatttatttagcaGCTTTATCGTAGTGAACTCGACATAAACCAGCCGAACATAAATGCAAGTTTGGGACATATTTTTTGATACAAAGCAGTGGAAAATACTATTTCTGGAGATTAAAAAAATGATGCAATTTGCATATTTCTTAGCTTCGATAAAAAAATGCAAATCATAGCTCTTCATACCAATTTTTTGTGCTTCATTTATAATACAATTTCTTGACATTAAAAAATGATGCAAAGAACTCTAAAAGCATGGTCAGGTTAAAGAAggtataaatgataaaaatcacccaaaaaaatgaattttacaaGTAAGCAACAAATTTGATGGTCATAattcaaaaatcagaaacaataaattaagaaaattattgtttttttaatgtCCAGAAATGGTATCTTTCAAACTTTTTTCCCTAGCAaactcttttttctttttcctatTTTTTAATGTCAAGAAATGGAATTTTAAATGGTAACTTCACAAACTCTTGAAGTTAGACTTTGCAAGAGCTTTTaatcttaaaatttaaaaaaaaaactaaaaaaaatagaaggTTCAGAATGACTTCTGAACATAAAttggaaaatttcaaataatctatAAGTTTCCAAAATTTCATTCTTTATACATTGACCAGAAGTAAATGTAGGAAATCATTGCTTACCCTTTATCCCTAAACAGTGTACAAATCAATAGCCAAATACAGCGTCGAAATTagcagtgttttttttttttaaacaaattttactACAAAGAATAAAGAAGCAGAAAAGCTATCAAAGAACAAGAAAGTACTCAAACCCCACCACAAGTCTGAAAAAACAACGCAACAAGAAACGAAAGGCCAAATGCATAAAGTGAGCTGTTTTGATTCACTTGATGAAGAAGAATAAAGAAAAAGAACAGTGGGATTTCATTTCAGCCAAGAATTCAAAAATCCAGGAAAACTGAAGGATTCATAGCCTCAGACCCCATCAAGAATCATCATC
It encodes:
- the LOC140889251 gene encoding uncharacterized protein; the encoded protein is MALLNLLIQIENLKAAKWFERKEAVIELTKLASTKLIAPGDFSEVCLTLKKVDFDRLVIKMMDKEWMSKNRLSHEYEVGVESFLQFAMRNATDPNEIACPCSRCGNLKLKDVDTIRAHLCCNGIDLTYHKWIWHGERSTIDNSMNYSDQVGRDEQTTFAEDPFDMVHAAYDSYAENPNQFHKLLEDAEKPLFPGCTKFTKLSALVKLYNLKAKYSWSDKSFTDLLSLFGEMLPDYNELPSSLYDAKKSLCALGMNYVKIHACPNDCILYRKEYEGFSNCPICRMSRWKLGKNSTINEGVPAKVLWYFPPIPRFQRLFRNKEICKELTWHADKRIRDGHLRHPADAPAWKVVDHKWPDFAAEPRNLRLALSADGINPHRLMSSAYSCWPVVMITYNLPPWLCMKRKFMMLTVLISGPKQPGNDIDVYLAPLIDDLKKLWDIGVEAYDACREESFSLRAVLLWTINDFPAYGNLSGCVVKGYHACPVCGEETCSTRLKHSRKMSYTGHRRFLPPSHPYRRQKKAFNGNQELNPAPKPLTGHEILDRVERINYRPGKVSGKCQMQHGDKKSCWKKKSIFFELEYWKHLHVRHVLDVMQIEKNVCESLVGTLLDIPGKSKDGVAARLDLVEMNLRADLAPKMGEKRTFLPAACYTLSKAEKRKLCNSLSETKVPTGYSSNVKNLVSMKDMKLVGLKSHDYHTLMQQLLPVAIRGVLPKHVRDAITRFCGFFNVLCNKVINVSELDALQREIVTVLCLLEKYFPPSFFDIMIHLTVHLVREVKLCGPVWYRQMYPFERFMKTLKDYVRNRNRPEGCIAECYIAEEAVEFCSDYMSNVHTIGIPSRHRQIQLTKPLSGSVLHSTCHDELNQAHRYVLENDVDVDPYIEKHMEFLKETLPHKAKSKKWLQDEHNRTFIHWLRDRVSAVGNSTCQISERLKWIARGPNNQVLKYSSYLINGVTYHTKERDNTRTVQNSGVSLVAKTMQVASAKDKNPIVSDMIFYGVIQEIWELDYHKFQVPMFKCNWVENNNGIKVDDLGFTLVNLNRIGFKSDSFILGSQAKQAFYIEDPQDPTWHVVLSTPTKDYIEYMNCDELENESIHYQCSTRGFVSMKSLDDDGTDENEPPCIREDCDGTWVENN